The Novosphingobium sp. Gsoil 351 genome contains the following window.
TGGCGCGCCATCGGCATGATCACGACCGCCGCCATGCTAGACTATTTCGACTTTGTGATCGTCGGATTCATCATTGCGGTCATCGGCCCGGCCTGGAAGCTGACCTTTGTCGAGACTTCCGTGATCCTGATCAGCGCCGGCATCGGATCGGTCGTCGGTTCGCTCGTCTGGGGCGTTCTGTCGGACTTGATCGGTCGCAAGTTCATGCTGGTTTGCGGTATTGCAATATGCGGCTCGGCCAGCGGGGCGATAGCTTTTGTGCCCGACGGAGCCTGGGTTCCGCTGACCGCACTTCGTTTCCTGGTGGGCCTGGGCATGGCGGGTGCCGGTATTGGCTCGATTACGCTCGCGGTCGAGTTGACGCCTGTGCGGGTCCGAACGGTGCTGGCGAGCTCGGTGGCGATACCCGGAAGTCTCGGCGTTTTTGCAGCGGCACTCCTCTCGTCGGCATTGTTGCCATCGATCGGATGGCGGGGCTTGGCGCTGGTCGGGTTTGCCCCGCTGGTGCTGGTGGTTCCGGTCTTGATATGGGTGCCCGAGTCCGCTCGCTGGCTGATGTCTCGCTCGCGAGCCGAGGATGCGCGAAAGGCCGCCTCGAGTTTGCTTGATCTGCCCGTTGAGCATGTTGCACAACCCCCAGCTATCGCTCGTCAGTCGGGTGGCGCTCGACTTTCCGAAGTCTATTCCGAGCCCCAGGTTTTCTGGTTTGTGGCGTTGGCCTGGCTTGGGTTCAGCGTAGCGAGTTACGGTGTCCTGTTGTGGGGGCCGACGATCCTTTCCCTGATCCTCGGTGTCGATGCGTCCCGTGCCGCGCAGCTTTACATCGCGGTCAGTTTGGCGGGTCTCGCCGGGCGGATCTTCTTCGCCGTTTTGCCCCAGTGGCTGGGACGTCGGCTTGCCGGACAAATCACCGGTCTCGGAATCGCGCTCGCGTTGGGAGCCGTCTCTCTCTTCTTCCAGGAGTCTATCGGGGGATTCCCGCTGATTGTCGTCCTGCTTTGCATCGGTGCGCTGTTCTTCGACGGGGGCGCATCCAATCTGGGCCCCTTGTCAGCCGAGGTCTTCCCCGCGCATCTCGCCGCGCGTGGCAGCGGGGTCGGTCAAGCCGCGAACGGGATCGGGAAGATCCTGGGCCCGTTGGTTCTCGCGTTTATTGCCGGGACAGACAATCTCCTCACGCCACAGGCCACGATCGACGCCGCCGGACCGGCATTTGCGTTTCTCGCGGGTTGCGGCTTACTGGTTTGGTTCGCGTTCGCGTTCCTGGGAGTTGAAACGCATCTCAAGACGCTCAAGCTAGGCGACAGCGTAGAGGACCGGCTCGAAGTCGCTGGAAGCGCTCCAAGCCCCGATCTCCTGCAAGGATCCGCCGACACTGGCGGTCCGAGAGCTCACGCATACACCCTTGGCGAATTGGGTGGCGCAACCGCCCCGACAGCGCGGTGAGCACCCGAATTGCCATGATGACGTGGGCAACCGCATCAGGCCGCATTGTTTGGGTTAGGGAAGCTCTCCTCGTCGAAGCGGCACGCACGGGGCCACTTGCGAACCTCCATTACCGCAAATCCGGACAGTACCCGGCGATGCGCTTCTGACGATCTAGCGAGGTCTTTGACATGGATTATGGTCGCGAACCGAAGATTTACCTGATGCCCCGTTGCTTCGGTCCCGCCGGCGGGCCGCGTCAGGCGCCCAACGATGTCGATTTCAGTCACGGTCCGTCACGCTTCACGCGATACCTGGTCGGTTTTCAAGGTCGTGCGTCGGAAGTTGGAGCATTGCTTCCCAAAGGACTCGAGTTGCGGGGTGAGCCCACCGTCTTCGTGCAGTTCTTCGAGCTTGCCGAGATACCGTGGCTGGCTGGCCGGGGCTACAACATCCTTTCGGTAATCATCCCTGTTCGCCACCGTTCCGGTACTGGTGGCGACGTCGTCGACGGCCTATTTCAGGCAGTCTTGTGGGA
Protein-coding sequences here:
- a CDS encoding MFS transporter, whose amino-acid sequence is MRGVDHFCEMSWNMMAQSRGPAQPNLVQVLDTAPLNMRYWRAIGMITTAAMLDYFDFVIVGFIIAVIGPAWKLTFVETSVILISAGIGSVVGSLVWGVLSDLIGRKFMLVCGIAICGSASGAIAFVPDGAWVPLTALRFLVGLGMAGAGIGSITLAVELTPVRVRTVLASSVAIPGSLGVFAAALLSSALLPSIGWRGLALVGFAPLVLVVPVLIWVPESARWLMSRSRAEDARKAASSLLDLPVEHVAQPPAIARQSGGARLSEVYSEPQVFWFVALAWLGFSVASYGVLLWGPTILSLILGVDASRAAQLYIAVSLAGLAGRIFFAVLPQWLGRRLAGQITGLGIALALGAVSLFFQESIGGFPLIVVLLCIGALFFDGGASNLGPLSAEVFPAHLAARGSGVGQAANGIGKILGPLVLAFIAGTDNLLTPQATIDAAGPAFAFLAGCGLLVWFAFAFLGVETHLKTLKLGDSVEDRLEVAGSAPSPDLLQGSADTGGPRAHAYTLGELGGATAPTAR